The proteins below are encoded in one region of Mycobacterium shinjukuense:
- a CDS encoding PPE domain-containing protein, with protein MNFAVLPPEVNSARLYMGAGLGPMLEAAAAWDGLAVELGLAATSFGSVTSALVGAAWQGPASVAMTSVAAPYLGWLRAAAAQAEQAAAQARVAAAAFEAARAATVHPALISANRAQLVSLVRSNVLGQNAPAIAAAEAQYELMWAQDVAAMFDYHTGASAMASALTPFSQRLAGLAGQMASASAGSAVPASAAVTAASQAAVGPFHNLGLANVGAGNVGNANIGDFNFGSGNLGNSNFGFGNVGSNNIGFGNAGPLLTVGIHNIGFGNTGSGNIGFGNTGNNNIGFGNTGNGNNGIGLSGDNLWGFGGWNSGSANIGFFNSGTGNIGIGNSGTGNWGIGNSGTGNFGIGNPGNGNTGIGNTGAVNTGFFNAGTVNSGVANVGSFNTGNFNTGSFNTGSVNPGDYNTGYFNRGNYNTGLFNTGNVNTGAFNSGDFNNGFFVSGDNRNQIAVNLDVKIPTVPINAKFSIPVNMTRQFGGTTVTIPGYFYPQHYFLDGFFYFGPFDLPQSAITIPLVTLTIGGPTTNIDITIAGALEGRTIHIIDIPAAPGFGNSTSGPSSGFFNSGTGSSSGFGNFGANNSGWQNYSWGDVGSSGLRNWGALQSGVANLGNTVSGFYNTGTAGLAAPAEVSGFVNVGTDLAGAFRDAAGTTFNVGLANLGALNVGLGNVGDYNLGNGNVGSYNLGSGNLGGSNVGGGNIGSANIGFGNAGPSATAGLSNIGLGNIGSFNLGLGNTGGHNIGLGNTGNNNVGIGLTGDNQVGFGAWNSGSGNIGLFNSGTNNIGIGNSGTGNFGIGNSGSFNTGIGNAGSTNTGLFNTGAVNTGLANSGDYNTGWYNIGHTNTGIANPGDYNTGLFNPGTYSTGIANAGHLDTGAFITGDMNNGLLWRGNSQGLIGANYTIHVPEIPLHVVGTIPINIPITATFTNTVFSGMTIHDVPFGFLNFGPLRAFEGTIESLTIPQVTITGPTPAPKATIGGPSTSIDITGFGSIGPVDITLVNIPAAPGFFNSTTLPSSGFFNSGTGSSSGFGNVGANNSGWQNVSFGSLGSSGIKNWGALDSGVANLGNTVSGFLNTSSLDLSTPANVSGLQNIGTNLAGLFRDGVAGPSTFNLGLANDGTFNVGFGNVGNTNLGLGNTGSANFGGANIGIFNAGLGNAGSYNVGAGNLGSYNTGFANLGNYNIGLGNLGPYNVGFGNSGDSNIGFGNTGSGNIGIGLTGTGQVGFGALNTGSGNTGLFNSGANNVGLFNSGTGNVGIGNSGSGNWGIANSGKINTGLLNAGDVNTGFFNAGNVNTGIGNTGNYNSGSFNAGSFNTLGFNPGKYNTGYLNTGDYNTGMGNSGNVDTGAFIAGSYSNGLLWRGDYQGLYGVDWEIVIPDTAIPVALDVQIPINIPIDATLGTISLQGFTIPAYQAEIRFFGSPDFQLISVGPLFIPTISIGLPPITANLGSPGTVIDVGGSGGIGPIRIPIIDIPAAPGFGNSTSTPSSGFFNTGTGSSSGFGNLGANLSGFSNTASGSSGISGYKNLGELVSGVSNLGNTVSGFLNTSALDLTKAANVSGIGNVGSQISGLFDGASNFNLGLANHGTLNAGSGNDGSFNLGSGNFGSSNLGFGNRGSFTIGFGNVGSYNIGPANLGSCNIGVANLGSYNFGLGNLGAYNVGLGNSGDSNIGFGNTGVNNIGFGLTGSGQVGFGAWNTGSGNIGLFNSGTGNIGLFNSGTGNIGIGNSGTGNFGIGNPGSGNTGFGNTGSANWGFGNPGTGNTGFGNIGSFNTGLFNTGMVNTGIANPGDYNTGSYNTGHTNTGGVNAGNYNTGHFNTGDYNTGLANSGNFDTGAFISGNYSNGFLWRGDYQGLFGLQVGIGIPEIPLLNMGVSVPVNIPINVNIPNATIPGFTIPEIRFKLLDSGYFTIDLGPIVVPPVTVTMPTATGLAGGPTTSINIAITSGVGPIRIPLIDIPAAPGFGNSTSGPSSGFFNSGTGSSSGFGNFGANNSGWQNYSWGDVGSSGLRNWGALQSGVANLGNTVSGFYNTGTAGLAAPAEVSGFVNVGTDLAGAFRDAAGTTFNVGLANLGALNVGLGNVGDYNLGNGNVGSYNLGSGNLGGSNVGGGNIGSANIGFGNAGPSATAGLSNIGLGNIGSFNLGLGNTGGHNIGLGNTGNNNVGIGLTGDNQVGFGAWNSGSGNIGLFNSGTNNIGIGNSGTGNFGIGNSGSFNTGIGNAGSTNTGLFNTGAVNTGLANSGDYNTGWYNIGHTNTGIANPGDYNTGLFNPGTYSTGIANAGHLDTGAFITGDMNNGLLWRGNSQGLIGANYTIHVAEIPAFLNVDIPVNIPITATFTPVTINAFTIPAVPYSGLNDDLGGKVAGDIGPISFSSISFSFANPSVSLNVGNPDGSTVINIVGTGGLGPVDITLINIAAAPGFFNSTTLPSSGFFNSGTGSSSGFGNVGANNSGWQNVSFGSLGSSGIKNWGALDSGVANLGNTVSGFLNTSSLDLSTPANVSGLQNIGTNLAGLFRDGPGGTTFNLGLANRGIVNLGSANIGDYNLGSANVGGFNLGSANLGSFNLGSANIGNANVGLGNVGSNNVGFGNTGPLLTAGMHNIGLGNTGSNNVGFGNSGDGNIGFGNSGNNNVGIGLTGDNQRGFGAWNSGSGNIGLFNSGTNNVGIGNSGTGNFGVGNSGNDNTGIGNTGSANTGLFNTGLANTGIGNSGNYNTGIGNAGEANTGSFNSGDHNTAGMNSGNYNTGYLNGGDYNTGIANGGNVNTGALNSGSYNNGFLWRGDHQGLISFGYAVTIPEIPYHYDIESDILVPIKGYIGEITQNEFTISKIPIKVQLEQKICYPYWKPPFYRCHTIHITVYDGHIGGWTVDSSVLLDQTPVDYLLHEAFDFSGHGSLGGPITFGFGYQPSPGFFNSTDTPSSGLFNSGTGSSSGFFNSGAGSLSGVLNRGAGHSGLWNAGNVADSGFLNVGTMESGVLNMGNTVSGLFNTSTANMATQAFVSGVGNKGQEIAGFFHDFKLS; from the coding sequence ATGAATTTTGCGGTCCTGCCCCCGGAGGTCAATTCGGCGCGACTGTACATGGGTGCTGGGTTAGGGCCGATGTTGGAAGCGGCGGCGGCCTGGGACGGGTTGGCCGTCGAGCTGGGTTTGGCAGCGACGTCGTTTGGGTCGGTGACCTCGGCGCTGGTGGGTGCGGCGTGGCAGGGACCGGCCTCGGTGGCGATGACGAGTGTGGCCGCGCCCTATCTGGGGTGGTTGAGGGCGGCCGCTGCCCAGGCTGAGCAGGCGGCTGCCCAGGCCCGGGTGGCAGCGGCCGCGTTCGAGGCGGCGCGGGCGGCGACGGTGCATCCAGCGCTTATTTCGGCCAACCGTGCTCAGCTTGTGTCGCTGGTGAGGTCGAATGTGCTGGGGCAAAACGCCCCGGCGATCGCGGCCGCAGAGGCCCAGTACGAGCTGATGTGGGCCCAGGACGTGGCCGCGATGTTCGACTATCACACGGGTGCCTCGGCGATGGCTTCAGCGTTGACGCCGTTCTCGCAGCGTCTGGCGGGCCTGGCGGGCCAGATGGCCAGCGCGAGTGCGGGCAGCGCGGTCCCGGCCAGCGCGGCCGTGACCGCCGCCTCCCAAGCAGCCGTCGGCCCGTTTCACAATCTGGGTTTGGCCAACGTCGGTGCGGGCAACGTCGGCAACGCGAACATCGGCGACTTCAATTTCGGCTCCGGAAATCTGGGCAATTCCAACTTCGGTTTCGGAAACGTGGGCAGTAACAATATCGGATTCGGAAATGCCGGTCCACTACTGACGGTGGGCATCCACAATATCGGATTCGGCAACACCGGCAGCGGCAACATCGGCTTCGGCAATACCGGCAACAACAACATAGGCTTCGGCAACACAGGTAACGGAAACAACGGCATCGGGCTGAGCGGAGACAACCTGTGGGGGTTCGGCGGGTGGAACTCCGGCAGCGCCAACATCGGTTTCTTCAACTCGGGCACAGGAAACATCGGAATCGGAAACTCGGGCACCGGAAACTGGGGCATCGGGAACTCGGGCACCGGCAATTTCGGCATCGGAAATCCCGGCAACGGCAACACGGGCATCGGCAACACGGGAGCGGTCAACACGGGCTTCTTCAACGCCGGCACCGTCAACTCCGGCGTCGCCAACGTTGGCAGCTTCAATACGGGCAACTTCAATACGGGCAGCTTCAACACCGGCAGCGTCAACCCGGGCGACTACAACACGGGCTACTTCAACAGGGGAAATTACAACACCGGCTTGTTCAACACGGGAAATGTCAACACCGGTGCCTTTAACTCGGGCGACTTCAATAACGGCTTTTTCGTCTCCGGCGATAATCGGAATCAGATTGCCGTCAATCTTGATGTCAAGATTCCCACGGTGCCCATCAACGCCAAATTTAGCATTCCCGTCAATATGACGCGCCAGTTCGGCGGCACCACCGTCACCATTCCGGGGTACTTTTACCCGCAGCACTATTTTCTAGACGGCTTCTTCTATTTTGGACCCTTCGACCTTCCGCAATCCGCGATCACGATACCCTTGGTGACGCTCACCATCGGCGGACCGACTACAAATATCGACATCACTATCGCCGGCGCCCTCGAGGGCCGCACGATCCACATCATCGATATTCCGGCGGCTCCGGGTTTTGGGAATTCGACCTCCGGCCCGTCGTCGGGTTTCTTCAACAGCGGCACCGGCAGTTCTTCGGGCTTTGGTAACTTCGGGGCCAACAATTCGGGCTGGCAGAACTACTCCTGGGGGGACGTGGGCAGCTCGGGTCTGAGGAACTGGGGCGCGCTGCAATCGGGTGTGGCCAACCTGGGCAACACCGTGTCGGGCTTTTACAACACCGGCACGGCGGGCTTGGCCGCCCCGGCCGAGGTGTCGGGCTTTGTCAATGTCGGCACCGACCTGGCGGGCGCGTTCCGCGACGCGGCCGGGACAACCTTCAACGTGGGCCTGGCCAATCTGGGCGCGTTGAATGTGGGCTTGGGAAATGTTGGCGACTACAACCTGGGCAACGGCAACGTCGGCTCCTACAACCTGGGCAGCGGCAACCTGGGCGGCAGCAATGTCGGCGGCGGCAACATCGGCAGCGCCAACATCGGGTTCGGCAACGCCGGCCCGTCGGCGACCGCGGGCCTGTCCAACATCGGCTTGGGCAACATCGGCTCTTTCAACCTCGGCCTGGGCAACACCGGCGGCCACAACATCGGGTTGGGCAACACCGGCAACAACAACGTCGGTATCGGGCTCACCGGTGACAATCAGGTCGGGTTCGGCGCCTGGAACTCCGGCAGCGGCAACATCGGCCTGTTCAACTCCGGCACCAACAACATCGGCATCGGCAACTCCGGCACCGGCAACTTCGGCATCGGCAACTCCGGCAGCTTCAACACCGGCATCGGCAATGCCGGCAGCACCAACACCGGCTTGTTTAACACCGGTGCGGTCAACACCGGGCTGGCCAACTCCGGTGACTACAACACCGGCTGGTACAACATCGGTCATACCAATACCGGCATCGCCAACCCGGGTGACTACAACACCGGCTTGTTCAACCCGGGCACCTACAGCACCGGCATTGCCAACGCGGGCCATCTCGACACCGGCGCCTTCATCACCGGCGACATGAACAACGGCCTGTTATGGAGGGGCAATTCCCAGGGGCTGATCGGCGCCAACTACACCATCCACGTCCCCGAAATCCCGTTGCATGTGGTCGGGACCATTCCTATCAATATCCCCATCACGGCCACTTTCACCAACACCGTCTTCAGCGGCATGACGATTCACGACGTCCCCTTCGGTTTTCTGAATTTCGGTCCGCTCCGCGCCTTCGAGGGCACAATCGAGTCCCTCACCATCCCGCAAGTGACGATCACCGGTCCGACTCCGGCGCCGAAAGCAACCATCGGCGGACCATCTACTTCGATTGATATCACCGGCTTCGGCAGCATCGGCCCCGTCGACATTACCCTCGTCAACATCCCGGCGGCCCCGGGCTTCTTCAACTCCACCACCTTGCCGTCGTCGGGATTTTTCAACAGCGGCACCGGCAGCTCCTCGGGTTTCGGCAACGTCGGCGCCAACAATTCGGGCTGGCAGAACGTTTCCTTTGGGAGCCTCGGCAGCTCGGGTATCAAAAACTGGGGCGCGCTGGATTCGGGTGTGGCGAACCTGGGCAACACCGTGTCGGGCTTTCTCAACACCAGCTCGCTGGACCTGTCCACGCCGGCCAACGTCTCGGGCCTCCAAAACATCGGCACCAACCTGGCGGGCCTGTTCCGCGACGGCGTGGCTGGGCCGTCGACCTTCAACCTGGGCCTCGCGAACGACGGCACCTTCAACGTGGGCTTCGGAAACGTCGGGAACACCAACCTCGGATTGGGAAACACCGGCAGCGCCAACTTCGGCGGCGCAAACATTGGCATCTTCAATGCCGGCCTCGGAAACGCGGGCAGCTACAACGTCGGCGCCGGAAACCTGGGCAGCTACAACACCGGGTTTGCGAACTTGGGCAACTACAACATCGGCCTGGGAAACTTGGGCCCTTACAACGTGGGCTTCGGGAACTCCGGTGACTCCAACATCGGCTTCGGCAATACCGGTAGCGGCAATATCGGCATCGGGCTCACCGGCACCGGGCAGGTCGGCTTCGGCGCGCTGAACACCGGCAGCGGCAACACCGGCCTGTTCAACTCGGGCGCCAACAACGTCGGCCTGTTCAACTCTGGCACCGGAAACGTCGGTATCGGGAACTCGGGCAGCGGAAACTGGGGCATCGCGAACTCCGGTAAAATCAACACCGGGTTACTCAACGCCGGTGACGTCAACACCGGTTTCTTTAACGCCGGCAACGTCAACACCGGCATCGGCAACACCGGCAATTACAATTCCGGCAGCTTCAACGCCGGCAGCTTCAACACGCTCGGGTTCAACCCCGGCAAGTACAACACCGGCTATTTGAACACCGGCGACTACAACACCGGCATGGGTAACTCGGGCAATGTTGACACCGGGGCTTTCATCGCCGGCAGTTACTCCAACGGCCTCTTGTGGAGGGGCGACTATCAGGGCCTGTACGGCGTTGACTGGGAAATCGTCATTCCGGACACCGCTATCCCCGTGGCCCTCGACGTGCAAATCCCGATTAACATCCCGATCGACGCCACGCTCGGCACCATTTCCCTGCAGGGCTTCACCATTCCGGCATACCAGGCCGAGATCCGCTTTTTTGGCAGTCCTGACTTCCAGCTCATCAGCGTCGGTCCCCTTTTCATTCCCACCATCAGCATTGGCCTTCCGCCGATTACTGCCAACCTCGGCAGCCCAGGTACTGTTATCGATGTTGGTGGCAGCGGCGGCATCGGCCCGATCAGGATCCCGATCATCGACATCCCGGCGGCCCCGGGCTTTGGCAACTCGACCAGCACCCCGTCATCGGGCTTCTTCAACACCGGCACCGGAAGTTCATCGGGCTTTGGAAACCTCGGCGCCAACCTGTCAGGCTTTTCCAACACTGCCTCCGGAAGCTCTGGAATCTCGGGTTACAAGAACCTCGGCGAGCTGGTATCGGGCGTGTCGAACCTCGGCAACACCGTCTCCGGCTTCCTCAACACGAGCGCGCTGGACCTCACCAAGGCGGCCAATGTGTCCGGCATCGGGAACGTCGGCAGCCAAATTTCCGGCCTCTTTGATGGCGCGTCGAACTTCAACCTGGGCTTGGCAAACCACGGCACCCTGAATGCAGGCAGCGGAAACGACGGCAGCTTCAACCTAGGCAGCGGAAACTTCGGCAGCTCCAATCTCGGCTTCGGAAACCGCGGCAGTTTCACCATTGGCTTTGGAAACGTGGGCAGCTACAACATCGGTCCCGCGAACTTGGGAAGCTGCAATATCGGCGTCGCAAACTTGGGCAGCTACAACTTCGGCCTGGGCAACTTGGGAGCCTACAATGTTGGCCTCGGCAACTCCGGTGATTCCAATATCGGCTTCGGGAATACCGGCGTCAACAACATCGGCTTCGGGCTCACCGGTTCCGGACAGGTCGGGTTCGGCGCCTGGAACACGGGCAGCGGCAACATCGGCCTGTTCAACTCGGGCACCGGAAACATCGGCCTGTTCAACTCGGGCACCGGAAACATCGGGATCGGTAACTCGGGCACCGGCAACTTCGGCATCGGCAACCCCGGGTCCGGCAACACCGGCTTCGGCAACACGGGCTCCGCGAACTGGGGATTCGGGAACCCGGGCACCGGCAATACCGGCTTTGGCAACATTGGGAGCTTCAACACGGGGCTGTTCAACACCGGCATGGTTAACACCGGCATCGCCAACCCCGGCGACTACAACACCGGCTCCTACAACACCGGCCACACCAACACCGGCGGGGTCAACGCGGGCAACTACAACACCGGCCACTTCAACACCGGCGACTACAACACCGGTCTGGCGAATTCGGGCAATTTCGACACCGGCGCGTTTATCTCCGGCAACTACAGCAACGGCTTTTTGTGGCGGGGTGACTACCAGGGTCTGTTTGGCCTCCAGGTCGGGATTGGCATTCCCGAGATCCCGCTGCTGAATATGGGCGTGAGCGTCCCCGTCAATATCCCGATCAACGTCAACATCCCTAACGCCACTATACCCGGCTTCACCATTCCCGAAATTCGTTTCAAGCTCCTTGACTCTGGCTACTTCACCATCGACCTCGGACCCATCGTGGTCCCGCCCGTGACCGTGACCATGCCAACGGCGACCGGTCTCGCCGGCGGACCGACTACGTCGATAAATATCGCGATCACCAGCGGCGTCGGACCCATCAGGATCCCGCTTATCGATATTCCGGCGGCTCCGGGTTTTGGGAATTCGACCTCCGGCCCGTCGTCGGGTTTCTTCAACAGCGGCACCGGCAGTTCTTCGGGCTTTGGTAACTTCGGGGCCAACAATTCGGGCTGGCAGAACTACTCCTGGGGGGACGTGGGCAGCTCGGGTCTGAGGAACTGGGGCGCGCTGCAATCGGGTGTGGCCAACCTGGGCAACACCGTGTCGGGCTTTTACAACACCGGCACGGCGGGCTTGGCCGCCCCGGCCGAGGTGTCGGGCTTTGTCAATGTCGGCACCGACCTGGCGGGCGCGTTCCGCGACGCGGCCGGGACAACCTTCAACGTGGGCCTGGCCAATCTGGGCGCGTTGAATGTGGGCTTGGGAAATGTTGGCGACTACAACCTGGGCAACGGCAACGTCGGCTCCTACAACCTGGGCAGCGGCAACCTGGGCGGCAGCAATGTCGGCGGCGGCAACATCGGCAGCGCCAACATCGGGTTCGGCAACGCCGGCCCGTCGGCGACCGCGGGCCTGTCCAACATCGGCTTGGGCAACATCGGCTCTTTCAACCTCGGCCTGGGCAACACCGGCGGCCACAACATCGGGTTGGGCAACACCGGCAACAACAACGTCGGTATCGGGCTCACCGGTGACAATCAGGTCGGGTTCGGCGCCTGGAACTCCGGCAGCGGCAACATCGGCCTGTTCAACTCCGGCACCAACAACATCGGCATCGGCAACTCCGGCACCGGCAACTTCGGCATCGGCAACTCCGGCAGCTTCAACACCGGCATCGGCAATGCCGGCAGCACCAACACCGGCTTGTTTAACACCGGTGCGGTCAACACCGGGCTGGCCAACTCCGGTGACTACAACACCGGCTGGTACAACATCGGTCATACCAATACCGGCATCGCCAACCCGGGTGACTACAACACCGGCTTGTTCAACCCGGGCACCTACAGCACCGGCATTGCCAACGCGGGCCATCTCGACACCGGCGCCTTCATCACCGGCGACATGAACAACGGCCTGTTATGGAGGGGCAATTCCCAGGGGCTGATCGGCGCCAACTACACCATCCACGTCGCCGAAATCCCGGCGTTCCTCAACGTTGATATTCCCGTCAATATCCCAATTACCGCGACTTTCACTCCCGTGACTATCAATGCGTTCACGATTCCGGCAGTCCCCTACAGCGGCCTCAACGACGACTTGGGCGGCAAAGTCGCGGGCGATATTGGCCCCATCTCCTTCTCCAGCATCTCGTTTAGCTTTGCCAACCCCTCGGTGAGCCTCAACGTGGGCAACCCCGACGGTTCGACGGTGATCAACATCGTCGGCACCGGCGGACTGGGCCCGGTCGACATTACCCTCATCAATATCGCGGCGGCCCCGGGCTTCTTCAACTCCACCACCTTGCCGTCGTCGGGATTTTTCAACAGCGGCACCGGCAGCTCCTCGGGTTTCGGCAACGTCGGCGCCAACAATTCGGGCTGGCAGAACGTTTCCTTTGGGAGCCTCGGCAGCTCGGGTATCAAAAACTGGGGCGCGCTGGATTCGGGTGTGGCGAACCTGGGCAACACCGTGTCGGGCTTTCTCAACACCAGCTCGCTGGACCTGTCCACGCCGGCCAACGTCTCGGGCCTCCAAAACATCGGCACCAACCTGGCGGGCCTGTTCCGCGACGGCCCGGGCGGCACGACGTTCAACCTCGGCCTGGCAAACCGCGGCATCGTCAACCTGGGCAGCGCCAACATCGGCGACTACAACCTGGGAAGCGCAAACGTCGGTGGATTCAACCTGGGCAGCGCCAACCTCGGCTCCTTCAACTTGGGAAGCGCAAACATCGGCAATGCCAACGTTGGCCTGGGCAATGTCGGCAGCAACAACGTCGGCTTTGGCAACACCGGTCCGCTGCTGACCGCCGGCATGCACAACATTGGCCTTGGCAACACCGGCAGCAACAACGTCGGCTTCGGCAACAGCGGCGACGGCAACATCGGCTTCGGCAACTCCGGCAACAACAACGTCGGCATCGGGCTCACCGGTGACAACCAGCGCGGCTTCGGCGCCTGGAACTCCGGCAGCGGCAATATCGGCTTGTTCAACTCCGGCACCAACAACGTCGGCATCGGCAACTCGGGCACCGGAAACTTCGGCGTCGGCAACTCCGGGAACGACAACACCGGCATCGGCAACACCGGCAGCGCCAACACCGGCCTGTTTAACACCGGGCTTGCCAACACCGGCATCGGCAACTCCGGCAACTACAACACCGGGATCGGCAACGCGGGCGAAGCCAACACCGGCAGTTTCAACAGCGGCGATCACAACACGGCCGGCATGAACTCGGGCAACTACAACACGGGCTACCTCAATGGTGGCGACTACAACACCGGCATAGCAAACGGCGGCAATGTGAACACCGGTGCCCTCAACTCCGGCAGCTACAACAACGGCTTCTTGTGGCGCGGCGATCACCAGGGCCTGATCAGCTTCGGCTACGCGGTTACGATTCCCGAAATCCCCTACCACTACGACATCGAGAGCGACATCTTAGTACCGATCAAGGGCTACATCGGCGAAATTACGCAGAATGAGTTCACGATTTCCAAGATACCTATAAAGGTCCAGTTGGAACAGAAGATCTGCTACCCCTATTGGAAGCCTCCGTTCTATAGGTGTCATACGATCCACATAACTGTCTACGACGGTCATATCGGCGGGTGGACCGTCGATTCGAGTGTGCTATTAGACCAAACTCCGGTTGATTACCTGTTGCACGAAGCGTTTGACTTTTCCGGCCACGGCAGCTTGGGCGGTCCCATCACCTTCGGCTTCGGCTACCAGCCCAGTCCCGGATTCTTCAACTCGACGGACACGCCGTCGTCGGGCTTGTTCAACTCCGGCACAGGTAGCTCGTCGGGTTTCTTCAACTCGGGTGCCGGAAGTCTGTCGGGCGTGCTGAACAGGGGTGCTGGTCATTCAGGCCTCTGGAACGCCGGCAACGTAGCGGACTCGGGCTTCTTGAACGTCGGCACGATGGAGTCGGGCGTGCTGAACATGGGCAACACCGTTTCCGGTCTCTTCAACACGAGCACCGCCAACATGGCGACGCAAGCATTCGTCTCCGGAGTCGGCAACAAAGGCCAAGAAATTGCAGGATTCTTCCACGATTTTAAGCTGTCATAG
- a CDS encoding PE family protein produces the protein MSFVNVAPEVVAAAASNLAGIGSAVSAANAAAAAVTTTVAAAGADEVSAAVAALFGMHAQGYQALAGQAAAFHDRLVQALGAAANSYAAAEAANSLIVDNPLHLALNALNAPGEALFGRPLIGNGADATTPGGNGGDAGLLFGNGGNGAPGAPGQAGGNGGSAGLWGCGGLGGAGGSGGAHGGNGGAGGLLFGKGGAGGTGGAGGGNGGNGGNGGWLFGGGGDGGAGGIGGGTGGNGGNGNQLFGNGGAGGPGGAGTAGSAGAGTGGNGGAGGTGGAGGLLTSGGAGGAGGAGGAGGAGAAAAAAGDSGGVGGLGGNGGNGGAGGSGPLLFGHGGSGGPGGSGGMGGSGGAGGDASSSVHAGVGGTGGAGAPAPAPARAHVERPAGAAGTGGVGGTGGTGGNGLNGVSAEAGSGMSGTVTAADRRWRSRDRRWRRRRRQAAARRKIGGAGAGGAGTERRPPAVAAAPAAMVETVVWRAGGNAGARRGAGGGPPGVRRWRGGRRCRR, from the coding sequence ATGTCGTTTGTGAATGTGGCGCCGGAGGTTGTAGCGGCTGCGGCTTCGAATCTGGCTGGGATCGGCTCGGCCGTCAGCGCCGCCAACGCCGCGGCCGCTGCGGTCACCACCACCGTGGCGGCCGCCGGTGCCGACGAGGTCTCGGCGGCGGTTGCGGCGTTGTTCGGGATGCACGCCCAGGGATACCAGGCATTGGCCGGGCAGGCAGCGGCATTTCACGACCGATTGGTGCAGGCTTTGGGGGCCGCCGCGAACTCGTATGCCGCCGCCGAAGCGGCCAACTCACTCATCGTAGACAATCCGCTACACCTTGCGCTGAACGCGTTGAATGCGCCCGGCGAGGCGCTCTTCGGGCGCCCCCTCATCGGCAACGGTGCCGACGCGACAACGCCGGGGGGCAACGGCGGCGACGCCGGGCTGCTGTTTGGCAACGGTGGCAACGGTGCGCCCGGCGCGCCTGGCCAGGCCGGCGGCAACGGCGGGTCGGCCGGGCTGTGGGGTTGCGGCGGCCTGGGTGGCGCCGGCGGCAGCGGCGGCGCCCACGGCGGCAACGGTGGCGCCGGCGGACTGCTGTTCGGCAAGGGCGGCGCCGGGGGCACCGGCGGGGCCGGCGGCGGCAACGGCGGCAACGGCGGTAACGGCGGTTGGCTGTTCGGCGGCGGCGGTGATGGCGGCGCTGGCGGGATCGGCGGCGGTACCGGTGGAAACGGCGGAAACGGCAACCAATTATTCGGCAACGGTGGGGCCGGTGGGCCCGGCGGGGCCGGTACCGCTGGGAGCGCAGGCGCGGGCACCGGTGGCAACGGTGGGGCCGGCGGTACCGGCGGGGCCGGCGGGTTGTTGACCAGCGGCGGCGCCGGCGGGGCCGGCGGGGCCGGCGGCGCGGGCGGCGCGGGTGCAGCGGCGGCCGCTGCCGGTGACAGCGGCGGTGTCGGTGGGCTCGGCGGAAACGGGGGTAACGGCGGGGCCGGTGGTTCGGGCCCGTTGCTGTTCGGCCATGGCGGGTCCGGCGGCCCCGGCGGCAGCGGCGGCATGGGTGGCAGCGGTGGTGCCGGCGGCGACGCCTCGTCCAGCGTGCATGCCGGTGTCGGCGGCACCGGCGGCGCCGGGGCACCGGCACCGGCGCCGGCGCGCGCGCATGTTGAGCGGCCAGCCGGCGCCGCAGGCACCGGTGGCGTTGGCGGAACCGGCGGAACCGGGGGCAATGGCTTGAATGGCGTAAGCGCCGAGGCAGGCAGCGGCATGTCCGGCACCGTCACAGCGGCGGACCGGCGGTGGCGGAGCCGCGATCGGCGGTGGCGCCGGCGGCGGCGGCAGGCGGCGGCACGGCGGAAAATCGGCGGGGCCGGCGCCGGCGGCGCGGGAACGGAACGGCGGCCGCCGGCGGTGGCCGCGGCGCCGGCGGCGATGGTGGAAACGGTGGTCTGGCGGGCCGGCGGCAACGCAGGCGCGCGGCGTGGCGCCGGAGGTGGCCCGCCAGGGGTCCGGCGCTGGCGGGGCGGGCGGAGGTGCCGGCGGTAA
- a CDS encoding WXG100 family type VII secretion target codes for MTINYQFGDVDAHGATIRAQAASLEAEHQAIVRDVLAAGDFWGGAGSVACQEFITQLGRNFQVIYEQANAHGQKVQSASSNMAQTDSAVGSSWA; via the coding sequence ATGACAATTAATTACCAGTTCGGTGACGTGGATGCCCATGGGGCCACGATTCGGGCTCAGGCGGCATCTTTGGAGGCTGAGCATCAGGCGATCGTGCGTGATGTGTTGGCGGCCGGGGATTTCTGGGGTGGTGCCGGGTCGGTAGCCTGCCAGGAGTTCATCACGCAGCTGGGCCGTAATTTCCAGGTGATCTATGAGCAGGCCAACGCGCATGGGCAAAAGGTGCAATCCGCAAGCAGCAACATGGCGCAAACCGACTCCGCAGTAGGTTCTAGCTGGGCCTAG